A region from the Macrobrachium nipponense isolate FS-2020 chromosome 47, ASM1510439v2, whole genome shotgun sequence genome encodes:
- the LOC135204383 gene encoding uncharacterized protein LOC135204383, producing the protein MASSAPAISSNDSRNMRLRMFVKKYGKKVVHLIYTFHFLHGQHKNIREILTDNQVPFQGRRCPFNDQDVRNLTEKLPEDLDITLMNKVCLVLWQRGVNDPGDELKGLLKKIKDVNNFVSHEDPYMSEPELESKLRDFLATLKETLYKIKSLFPSHGSDTDQLREEIQDAVPKLLEKVREKYDPSNPQDVQRLKEEIGEFRSETYELIQESSVAELRSLNERLCQSLPYDWLTLYGTTDPSNIVVSLQVEYDKELNRSHHGNKSIIVNQNEIFNIKDRMGKDPEVVIISGDAGSGKTTILCSYAEEWCKNTNDVPELSSFTFLLCMQFRNHDHDNFDDYLKSSLPNNVASFPFDLVKLVVLGSKCLVLCDGYNEANENSRKLFQDFLKLNSNKMKFVVTTCAGDTERLEKIVNNGQRSRINLKVSGLQKEDMKMLAEKLIGHLVKDNITQQEQMKEELLQKIEEMNADTRTILQTPLYFNLFVLLYIECPDEMSTRTTVYLQVRRHKIKRISHKTEISEESLEKFDALYRKWCLKHYLEEKYEYSVADVRSFEEEIRQTLPEVLQNFDAIMSSYFSIKKTKKHQASVNVYCHRHRSEQEFAAAGSICDDIVTSSKRTQGGYTVWDVLLSVGSWDGSDPRQLFMRFREVIFFIPGILYSTERDVLYDTIEEIHELYVLFRVFGDDDDDDDEGHDGVYRGHDALLDPCIETRLDDKVLESLVSQMRKTSLKDQVTFQEPKSLYVLPSLLPKLRPKRIKLDFSSSIPRRNIPHLIQTLKSAANNNFGTAVELLMYLSDWAQLPGQEKDEEEEKEEEEDQVLPPVDKLRK; encoded by the coding sequence ATGGCTTCCTCAGCACCTGCTATTTCTTCGAATGACTCGAGAAATATGAGACTGAGAATGTTTGTGAAGAAGTATGGAAAGAAGGTCGTTCACCTCATATATACCTTCCACTTTCTCCACGGACAACACAAGAACATCCGAGAGATTCTCACCGACAACCAAGTTCCATTTCAAGGGAGGAGATGTCCCTTCAACGACCAGGACGTCAGAAATCTCACAGAGAAGCTTCCGGAAGATCTGGACATCACATTGATGAACAAAGTCTGCCTGGTTCTTTGGCAAAGGGGGGTGAATGACCCTGGGGATGAATTAAAAGGGTTATTAAAAAAGATCAAAGATGTGAACAACTTTGTTAGCCACGAAGATCCTTATATGTCAGAACCAGAATTGGAAAGTAAACTCAGAGACTTTTTAGCAACACTCAAGGAAACCCTTTATAAAATCAAGTCTCTCTTTCCATCTCACGGTTCTGACACTGACCAGCTTAGAGAAGAGATCCAAGATGCTGTCCCAAAGCTCCTAGAAAAGGTCCGTGAGAAATATGATCCCTCAAACCCCCAGGATGTGCAAAGGCTTAAAGAGGAAATAGGAGAGTTTAGGAGTGAGACCTATGAGTTGATACAAGAATCATCTGTAGCAGAACTCCGGTCTCTTAATGAACGCCTCTGTCAGAGTTTGCCCTACGACTGGCTCACTCTGTATGGTACTACAGATCCAAGTAACATTGTGGTCTCTTTACAAGTGGAATATGATAAGGAGTTGAATAGAAGTCACCATGGTAATAAAAGTATCATTGTAAATCAAAatgaaatcttcaacattaaagACCGAATGGGAAAAGACCCTGAAGTTGTGATTATATCTGGCGATGCAGGTTCTGGAAAGACCACAATTCTTTGTTCCTATGCAGAGGAATGGTGCAAGAACACAAATGATGTGCCAGAACTCTCTTCCTTCACATTTCTGCTCTGTATGCAGTTCAGGAATCATGACCACGACAACTTTGATGACTACCTTAAAAGCTCACTTCCAAACAATGTTGCTAGCTTTCCCTTTGACCTTGTCAAATTGGTAGTCCTGGGTTCAAAGTGTTTGGTCTTGTGTGATGGCTATAATGAGGCCAATGAGAATTCAAGAAAACtctttcaagattttttaaaactgaattcaaataagaTGAAGTTTGTTGTCACAACATGTGCAGGGGATACCGAGAGACTAGAAAAAATTGTGAACAATGGCCAACGTTCCAGAATCAACCTCAAAGTTTCGGGTCTtcagaaagaggatatgaaaatgCTCGCAGAAAAGCTCATTGGTCACCTGGTGAAAGATAATATCACCCAACAGGAGCAAATGAAAGAGGAGCTGCTTcagaaaatagaagaaatgaaTGCTGATACTAGAACCATCCTGCAAACCCCACTGTATTTCAACTTGTTCGTTCTCCTTTACATTGAGTGTCCAGATGAAATGAGCACCAGGACAACAGTCTACTTACAGGTGAGAAggcacaagatcaagagaatctcccacaagacagaaatctctGAGGAATCGCTGGAGAAATTTGATGCACTGTACAGAAAATGGTGTCTGAAACATTACCttgaggaaaaatatgaatattccgTGGCAGATGTGAGAAGCTTTGAAGAGGAGATTAGGCAAACGTTACCTGAAGTACTTCAGAACTTTGATGCCATCATGTCATCCTATTTCtccataaagaaaacaaagaagcaTCAGGCCAGTGTCAATGTCTACTGCCACAGACACAGAAGTGAGCAGGAGTTTGCAGCTGCAGGCAGCATCTGCGATGACATCGTCACATCAAGTAAAAGGACACAAGGAGGATACACTGTTTGGGATGTCCTGCTTTCGGTAGGATCCTGGGATGGAAGTGATCCAAGACAGTTATTTATGAGATTCAGAGAAGTGATTTTCTTCATACCAGGAATACTTTACAGCACTGAGAGAGATGTGCTGTATGATACAATAGAGGAGATACATGAACTCTATGTATTATTCAGAGTctttggtgatgatgatgatgatgacgatgagggACATGATGGAGTTTATAGAGGACATGATGCTCTTTTGGACCCATGTATTGAAACCAGACTGGACGATAAGGTTTTGGAATCACTCGTGTCACAGATGAGAAAAACTTCTCTGAAGGACCAAGTAACATTCCAAGAACCCAAGAGCCTTTATGTCCTACCGTCCTTGCTGCCTAAACTGAGGCCTAAAAGGATTAAATTGGACTTTTCATCTTCAATACCGCGAAGAAACATCCCACATCTCATTCAGACTCTGAAGTCTGCTGCCAATAACAACTTTGGCACAGCGGTTGAGCTTTTGATGTATCTAAGTGACTGGGCACAACTTCCAGGACAGGaaaaggacgaggaggaggagaaggaggaggaggaggaccaggtTTTGCCTCCAGTAGATAAATTACGTAAGTAG